The window TGGTATTGAGTCGGAAAATGCGGATGACGAAATCAGCACCTTTCAAATGGGCAGATACGTCAGTACTAATGAAGCACTGTGGCGATTATTTTCATTCCAAATTCATGAAAGATATCCCACAGTTGTACATTTAGCAGTGCATTTGGAAAATGGACAAAGAGTTCACTTCACTGAGGCTAATGCGGCACAACGAGCTGAGAGACCACCATCGACAACATTGACTAGCTTCTTTGCAATGTGTGAAGCAGATCCATTCGCAGCGACGCTGATGTACGTTGAAATGCCCAAGTATTACACTTGGAATCAATCAACAAAGACATTTCAACGTCGCAAACAAGGAGACCCAGTTCCAGATTGGCCACAGGTGTTTTCCACGGATGCGCTAGGTCGCATGTATACTGTTCATCCTAGAAAtgatgaatgtttttatttgcgaCTACTGTTGGTAAATGTACGTGGGCCAAAATCATTTGCACATTTGAAAACTGTGAATGGCCACCATTGCGAAACATATCGAGAAGCATGTCAACTATTGGGTTTGCTGGAGAACGATTCTCATTGGGATTTAACACTTGCTGATTCAGTTGTTTCATCAAATGCGTACCAAATACGAACGCTGTTCGCAATTATCGTCACCACATGTTTCCCTTCACAACCAATGCAGTTATGGAACAAATATAAAGACGATATGTGTGAAGATATCTTAAATCGCTTGCGCATTAGAACGAATAATCTCGACATGCAAGTAACTGATGAAGTCTACAATGAAGGATTGATTCTGATTGAGGATCAATGCTTGACTATTGCAAACAAGCTACTGATTGAAGTAGGAATGGTTGCGCCAAATCGATCGATGCACGATGTATTCAACCAAGAATTAAATCGAGAGCTGCAATACAATGTTGATACATTGCAGGAATTCGTTCGAAATAATGTGCCATTGCTGAATGAACAGCAAAAACAAGTATACGAAACATTAATGCAAGCGGTGGACAGTAATACTGGTAGTATATTCTTCCTGGACGCACCTGGAGGAACAGGGAAAACATTtgtcatttcattaattttggcTAATATTCGATCAAGATGTGACATAGCTTTGGCGTTAGCATCATCTGGAATTGCGGCGACTCTTCTTGATGGCGGTCGTACTGCACATTCTGCGCTTAAGTTGCCACTCAATTTAAACACAATTGATACTCCAACATGCAATATTTCCCGATCCAGTGCAATGGGAAAATTGTTGATGCAATGCAAGCTCATTGTTTGGGATGAGTGCACAATGGCACATAAGAAATCACTTGAAGCACTTAACTTTACATTGAAGGATCTTCGGCGAAATAACAACATCTTTGGCGGCTTGATGATATTGTTGGCAGGCGATTTCAGGCAAACGTTACCAGTAATTCCCCGTGGAACGCCTGCAGATGAATTGAATGCTTGCCTGAAGGCATCACCTTTGTGGAATAATGTAAAAACATTATCGCTAACCACTAATATGAGAGTTCAACTTCAAAATGATCAAAGTGCTACACAATTTTCGAAACAATTGTTAGCTATTGGAAATGGAAAAGTTCCTGTTGATGCGACAACTGGATTAATTACTCTTACCAACGACTTTTGCCGATTTGTAGACTCTCCATTAGCTcttattgaaaatgttttccCAAACATTAATGACAATTATCAGAATTATAGTTGGTTAAGTCAACGAGCAATTCTCGCCGCAAAGAATAATGATGTACACGCACTGAATTTCACCATTCAATCAAAAATCGATGGCGATTTGGTGACATATAAATCCGTTGATTCCATAACAAATCCCGATGATGTAGTAAATTATCCGACAGAGTTTTTGAACTCCCTGGAGTTACCAGGATTTCCACCACATAACTTGCAACTCAAAGTTGGTTCAGTTATTATGATATTGCGTAATTTGAATCCACCGCGGCTTTGCAACGGTACTCGACTTGCGGTGAAAAGACTTATGCCGAATTTGATTGAGGCAACCATTATTAACGGAAAGTACGCAGGCGAGAATGTATGTATTCCGCGAATACCAATGATTCCAAATGATCTTCCGTTTGACTTCAAACGATTGCAATTTCCAGTTCGCCTTGCGTTcgcaatgacaattaataagtCGCAAGGCCAATCGCTTAGTGTTTGCGGGataaatttagaaaatcatTGTTTTTCACATGGGCAGCTATACGTTGCGTGTTCACGAGTTGGGAAACCATCTGCTTTGTTTTTGTTAACGACAgaccaaaaaacaaaaaatgtggTCTACCAAAGAGCGCTTCAATGAAACGGATAATTTGCGGACACGTATAACACTTCGATTCAATATTTACTTCGTTTACTTAGAGAAGttctactaaaataaactttaatttttataatcgaAATGAATTCTACTATTTACGAATTATActattgagaaataaaatattttttttccttttcaaacaaataaaaaattttctTCATCTTTTAATCCCCAAacgaaatgttataaaaaactaaGCCATCTGGTGGCGAAACGGAGTTCGCCGGGTTTGCTAGTGTCCATATAAAATCGTCATTAGAAATTCAACATGGTGGTTGGTAGATGTCAAAATCTGTGTTACGTAAATTATGTGTATGCACTATTCTGCAGTCGACtagttttaaactattaatgCCATTAAATATTCCGGGGAAACTATGTCCGTTACAATTCAAAATGCTTTTACGCATATATAAGTTATGTATATGCATATGTAAGTTATGATGTCCCCTTGAACATACATACACAGATtgtgtaacatattttaatattcctttaatgtaatatttattttaattaattaataataataaagcttcgacttattttta is drawn from Vanessa cardui chromosome Z, ilVanCard2.1, whole genome shotgun sequence and contains these coding sequences:
- the LOC124543389 gene encoding uncharacterized protein LOC124543389 yields the protein MVDPITGASTNKKLSAMNYYAYRMMIRTHEENVILKCRRLFQQFAVDMYVKVETERLAFMRFNQEKLRSEDYIHLRDAIHSDGNVQNIGRLTILPSSYIGSPRHMHEYAQDAMTYVRNYGTPDLFITFTCNPKWTEIQRELDPDQKPLDRHDIIARVFQQKLKVMMDVLTKYRVFGDTRCYLYSVEWQKRGLPHAHILIWLLNKLHANELDDIISAEIPDPVTDPHLHDIVTTQMVHGPCGAINPLSPCMADGKCMKRYPRLLVAETVTGNDGYPVYRRRAKEDNGRTIKVKVQNQETEIGNEFIVPYCPLLSRIFKTHVNVESCHSAKSVKYLCKYVTKGSDMAVFGIESENADDEISTFQMGRYVSTNEALWRLFSFQIHERYPTVVHLAVHLENGQRVHFTEANAAQRAERPPSTTLTSFFAMCEADPFAATLMYVEMPKYYTWNQSTKTFQRRKQGDPVPDWPQVFSTDALGRMYTVHPRNDECFYLRLLLVNVRGPKSFAHLKTVNGHHCETYREACQLLGLLENDSHWDLTLADSVVSSNAYQIRTLFAIIVTTCFPSQPMQLWNKYKDDMCEDILNRLRIRTNNLDMQVTDEVYNEGLILIEDQCLTIANKLLIEVGMVAPNRSMHDVFNQELNRELQYNVDTLQEFVRNNVPLLNEQQKQVYETLMQAVDSNTGSIFFLDAPGGTGKTFVISLILANIRSRCDIALALASSGIAATLLDGGRTAHSALKLPLNLNTIDTPTCNISRSSAMGKLLMQCKLIVWDECTMAHKKSLEALNFTLKDLRRNNNIFGGLMILLAGDFRQTLPVIPRGTPADELNACLKASPLWNNVKTLSLTTNMRVQLQNDQSATQFSKQLLAIGNGKVPVDATTGLITLTNDFCRFVDSPLALIENVFPNINDNYQNYSWLSQRAILAAKNNDVHALNFTIQSKIDGDLVTYKSVDSITNPDDVVNYPTEFLNSLELPGFPPHNLQLKVGSVIMILRNLNPPRLCNGTRLAVKRLMPNLIEATIINGKYAGENIQLGAASDANAGEK